A single genomic interval of Zunongwangia sp. HGR-M22 harbors:
- a CDS encoding outer membrane beta-barrel protein, which produces MKNILALLLLLFFTSVGAQESKLGLTAGFNYSLQSHNGDLVGSPDLHFAPDAAFGGQGGIFYERTFGKFLIRPQALFYRSRGEYSFPNSSPIFTLDKLNFELLLGYEIFRNIDLVVGPGYQNIVRNDFNVRGEDLRDNMSNLNIVSGLKIQLNKRLELSLMYDWTFDSDENQTAVLPYNGSNEVFLLDDARVNILTLNVSYAIFTIQNKSRANKRAKSGGRGCYF; this is translated from the coding sequence ATGAAAAATATATTAGCCTTATTGTTATTACTGTTTTTTACGAGCGTCGGCGCTCAGGAGTCTAAACTTGGATTAACAGCAGGTTTTAATTATTCTCTGCAATCTCATAATGGGGATTTAGTAGGTAGTCCAGATTTACATTTTGCTCCAGATGCAGCATTCGGTGGGCAGGGAGGAATTTTTTACGAAAGAACTTTTGGTAAATTTTTAATTCGTCCTCAAGCTCTTTTTTATAGGTCTAGGGGAGAGTATAGTTTTCCAAATTCCTCACCTATTTTTACATTAGATAAATTGAATTTTGAATTATTGCTTGGGTACGAAATCTTCAGGAATATCGATCTAGTGGTTGGTCCAGGATATCAGAATATAGTGAGAAATGATTTCAATGTTAGAGGAGAGGATTTAAGAGACAATATGAGTAATTTAAATATAGTTTCAGGACTTAAGATTCAATTAAATAAAAGATTAGAATTAAGTTTAATGTATGACTGGACTTTCGATTCTGATGAGAATCAAACTGCAGTTTTGCCTTACAATGGTTCGAACGAAGTTTTCTTATTGGATGATGCTAGAGTGAATATACTAACTTTAAATGTTAGTTATGCAATCTTTACGATTCAAAATAAAAGTAGAGCTAATAAAAGAGCCAAGAGTGGCGGTCGAGGCTGCTATTTTTAA
- a CDS encoding 50S ribosomal protein L25/general stress protein Ctc — translation MKSITIKGSKRESVGKKATKALRNAGQVPCVLYGGDAEPLHFTTEEISFQHLVYTPDVHTVVIELKSGEKYNAILQDIQFHPVTDNILHVDFYEIFDDKHITMEIPIHTVGVARGVKNGGVLRYNLRRLKVRGLPGDLPDYIEADVTKLKIGQKLYVTAVESEDYKVQHPDNTVICQVRTSRNIVAIDDDEDEDDVDPQDVPSTETDDVAAVKE, via the coding sequence ATGAAGTCAATTACGATCAAAGGATCTAAAAGAGAAAGCGTAGGTAAGAAAGCTACTAAAGCGCTACGTAATGCTGGACAGGTTCCTTGTGTATTGTATGGTGGTGATGCAGAGCCATTACACTTTACAACCGAGGAAATTTCATTCCAGCACTTAGTGTACACACCGGATGTACATACTGTAGTAATCGAGTTGAAAAGTGGAGAAAAGTACAATGCAATTCTTCAGGATATTCAGTTTCACCCAGTGACTGATAATATTCTTCACGTTGATTTCTACGAAATATTTGACGACAAGCACATCACTATGGAAATTCCAATCCATACCGTTGGTGTTGCTCGTGGAGTTAAAAATGGTGGTGTACTAAGATATAACCTACGTCGCTTAAAAGTACGTGGTTTACCAGGAGATCTTCCAGATTACATCGAAGCAGATGTTACTAAATTAAAAATCGGTCAAAAACTTTACGTAACTGCTGTAGAAAGCGAAGATTACAAAGTTCAGCACCCAGATAATACAGTAATCTGCCAGGTTAGAACTTCTCGTAACATCGTTGCTATTGACGATGACGAGGATGAGGACGATGTAGATCCACAAGACGTTCCATCTACAGAAACTGATGATGTTGCAGCAGTAAAAGAATAA
- the pth gene encoding aminoacyl-tRNA hydrolase codes for MLSFFGRILKSNKATEEDIDPMKKFLIAGLGNIGPKYENTRHNIGFKILDELAAKHEAVFITQKLGDVAQFRFKGRTFVLLKPSTYMNLSGKAVNYWLQKEKIAVENLLVVTDDLNLPFGTLRLKTKGSDGGHNGLKDIQNQLNTTKYNRFRFGISAEFSQGQQIDYVLGEWDEEERKKMPERLEKSAELVTSFGTAGVSNTMNSFNGK; via the coding sequence ATGCTGTCGTTCTTCGGAAGAATTTTAAAAAGTAATAAAGCTACAGAAGAAGATATAGATCCCATGAAGAAATTTTTAATCGCGGGCCTTGGTAATATTGGTCCAAAATATGAAAATACACGCCACAATATTGGTTTTAAAATTCTTGATGAATTAGCGGCAAAACACGAAGCTGTTTTTATCACACAAAAACTAGGTGATGTTGCTCAATTTCGATTTAAAGGTAGAACCTTTGTTTTGTTAAAGCCAAGTACATATATGAATCTTAGCGGGAAGGCCGTAAATTATTGGCTTCAGAAAGAGAAAATCGCTGTAGAGAATTTACTTGTAGTGACCGATGATCTTAATCTTCCTTTTGGAACTTTGCGTCTAAAAACCAAAGGAAGCGATGGAGGGCACAATGGTTTAAAAGATATCCAAAATCAACTGAATACAACTAAGTATAATAGATTCAGATTTGGTATAAGTGCTGAATTTTCTCAAGGACAGCAAATAGATTACGTGCTAGGCGAGTGGGACGAAGAGGAGCGTAAAAAGATGCCAGAGCGATTAGAAAAATCGGCTGAATTAGTAACGTCCTTTGGTACAGCGGGAGTTTCTAATACAATGAATTCATTTAACGGAAAATAG
- a CDS encoding ribose-phosphate pyrophosphokinase, which translates to MSTPLTEAKIFSCTQSRGLAEKIAASYGSELGNVITSTYSDGEYQPSFEESVRGARLFIIGSTNPGADNLMEMLLMLDAAKRASARHITAVMPYFGWARQDRKDKPRVPIAAKMIASILETAGATRIITMDLHADQIQGFFEKPVDHLFASTVFLPYLRKLNLDNLTIASPDMGGSKRAYAYSRALESDVVICYKQREKANVISHMELIGDVTGKNVVLVDDMVDTAGTLTKAADLMIERGAKSVRAICTHPVLSGGAYERVENSKLSELIVTDSIPLRKKCDKIKVVSCADLFADVMQRVHGNRSISSKFLM; encoded by the coding sequence ATGAGTACTCCTTTAACCGAAGCTAAAATTTTTAGCTGTACCCAAAGCAGGGGTCTAGCAGAAAAAATAGCAGCTTCGTACGGTAGTGAATTAGGGAACGTAATTACTTCTACTTACAGTGATGGTGAGTACCAGCCGTCTTTCGAAGAATCTGTGCGCGGCGCGCGATTATTCATTATAGGTTCTACAAATCCAGGGGCAGATAATTTGATGGAAATGCTGTTAATGCTGGATGCTGCAAAACGAGCTTCGGCAAGGCATATAACTGCTGTAATGCCTTATTTTGGATGGGCCAGGCAGGATAGAAAAGATAAGCCAAGAGTTCCTATCGCTGCAAAAATGATCGCCAGCATTTTGGAAACAGCCGGGGCAACAAGAATTATTACCATGGATCTTCATGCCGATCAAATTCAGGGCTTTTTTGAAAAACCTGTAGATCATTTATTTGCTTCAACTGTATTTCTTCCTTATTTAAGAAAGCTAAATTTAGATAATTTAACCATCGCTTCTCCAGATATGGGCGGGTCTAAAAGAGCGTATGCGTATTCAAGAGCTTTAGAGAGTGATGTGGTTATTTGTTATAAGCAAAGAGAAAAGGCCAATGTAATCTCACATATGGAATTAATTGGGGATGTTACAGGTAAAAATGTTGTTCTGGTAGATGATATGGTAGATACTGCAGGAACGCTTACTAAAGCCGCAGATCTTATGATCGAGCGTGGCGCAAAAAGTGTGAGGGCAATTTGTACACACCCTGTTCTTTCAGGTGGAGCATACGAGCGTGTAGAAAATTCTAAGTTATCTGAGCTTATCGTAACAGATTCTATTCCGCTTAGAAAAAAATGTGATAAAATAAAGGTGGTTAGTTGTGCCGATCTTTTTGCAGATGTAATGCAGCGAGTGCATGGTAATCGTTCAATTAGTTCTAAATTTTTAATGTAA